The following are encoded together in the Argopecten irradians isolate NY chromosome 5, Ai_NY, whole genome shotgun sequence genome:
- the LOC138323275 gene encoding calcyphosin-like protein isoform X1 has product MYNSWKKDLSDKGIELMSRVRDAVLSRGCGGIKHLAVIFRHMDIDFSQKLSMDEFKLGIQKFGLEDPLTDEEMQLLFCSFDTDDNLMVDFKEFHDRLRPSLSQGRLNVIMETFDTLDVNNDGKLKCDDLKVRFSDNVKCHPKFLSGEWTEEETLRSFLDTIDDQNNPDGVVTREEFLDYYAGVSALYDDDAYFDLTMRASYGLPKKGSNNNRK; this is encoded by the exons atgtaTAATTCGTGGAAGAAGGATCTTTCGGACAAAGGGATTGAACTCATGTCCagagtgcgagacgcagtcttATCCAGGGGCTGCGGAGGTATAAAGCATCTCGCAGTTATCTTTAGACACATGGATATTGACTTTTCTCAAAAACTCTCTATGGACGAGTTCAAGCTCGGGATACAAAAATTCGGATTAGAGGATCCATTGACGGATGAAGAAATGCAGCTGTTGTTTTGTTCCTTTGATACAGACGACAATCTAATGGTGGATTTTAAAGAGTTCCACGATAGGTTAAGGCCTTCTCTGTCCCAGGGTAGACTAAACGTCATCATGGAGACGTTTGACACTCTAGACGTCAACAACGACGGCAAATTAAAATGTGACGATCTGAAAG TGAGATTTTCCGACAACGTAAAATGCCATCCAAAGTTCTTATCTGGTGAGTGGACGGAAGAAGAAACTCTGCGCAGCTTCCTAGATACCATCGACGACCAAAATAACCCGGATGGAGTAGTGACGCGAGAAGAATTCCTAGACTACTACGCAGGCGTTAGTGCTCTTTATGACGATGATGCTTACTTTGACCTCACAATGAGGGCTTCATATGGTCTTCCGAAAAAAGGATCCAACAACAATAGAAAATAG
- the LOC138323273 gene encoding neuronal acetylcholine receptor subunit alpha-6-like, which translates to MDSKIYTTVLLLTYFQVADLTVSTVQKDIYNAIMTGYTKEVHPYTTAGTPLHIYAQAFLLSINDFDEVSGILEIVIILGLQWEDEALAWDLVNHSYKGVIVIPQKQIWTPELYNVKAADTFEAIGGGNFKVTVIYSGEVHMYPGGILKVKCSPDVAKFPFDVQTCSLELLPWMYTFTDTVITASVSQLDMTYYEMNGEWTVLETSISSGIKGDYSVIVITIKMERLPLYHLVNTVVPLYFLGFLNPLVFILPCDCGERSGYTLTMLLSYTVFMMVINSALPQTSSPMAVLSFVTFGALVFSGFIAVINCFQLRMFHRDESVPVPAWLVKLVKMLSCSRRGRVKPDEDINVQNEETSSPSSTVTWKKVVDVLDMVYLTAIYVTGIVGTIVGLLYLTSG; encoded by the coding sequence ATGGAttctaaaatttatacaaccgTTTTGTTACTAACATATTTTCAAGTGGCAGATTTGACCGTTTCGACTGTCCAGAAGGATATCTATAACGCTATTATGACAGGCTATACAAAGGAGGTGCACCCTTATACCACTGCAGGCACTCCGCTGCATATATATGCCCAGGCATTCCTATTGTCCATCAATGACTTTGACGAAGTATCTGGTATTCTAGAAATCGTTATCATCTTAGGATTACAATGGGAAGATGAGGCTTTAGCCTGGGACCTTGTCAATCATAGTTATAAGGGGGTCATTGTCATCCCTCAGAAGCAAATCTGGACACCGGAACTGTATAATGTGAAAGCTGCTGATACATTTGAGGCAATAGGTGGCGGGAATTTCAAAGTGACTGTAATTTATAGTGGAGAGGTGCACATGTATCCCGGTGGGATATTAAAGGTGAAATGTTCGCCAGATGTGGCTAAGTTTCCGTTTGACGTTCAGACATGCTCCCTTGAACTTCTTCCTTGGATGTACACGTTTACTGACACCGTGATCACAGCAAGCGTCTCTCAACTTGACATGACCTACTATGAAATGAATGGTGAGTGGACTGTGCTCGAAACTAGTATAAGTTCGGGCATTAAGGGAGACTACTCCGTCATCGTCATCACCATTAAAATGGAGAGGCTCCCCCTGTACCACTTAGTAAACACAGTGGTACCATTGTATTTCCTCGGCTTCCTTAACCCACTTGTCTTTATTCTTCCCTGTGATTGTGGAGAGCGGTCGGGATATACACTAACTATGCTGCTATCTTACACAGTATTTATGATGGTCATCAACTCTGCTCTACCACAGACGTCCAGTCCAATGGCCGTGCTGTCATTCGTGACCTTCGGAGCGCTGGTCTTCAGTGGATTCATTGCTGTTATAAACTGTTTCCAACTGCGAATGTTTCATAGAGACGAGAGCGTCCCAGTTCCAGCATGGCTGGTGAAGCTCGTGAAGATGCTGTCTTGCTCTAGAAGAGGAAGAGTGAAACCAGACGAAGACATCAATGTGCAAAATGAAGAGACCTCCTCACCCAGTAGTACCGTTACTTGGAAAAAGGTTGTGGACGTTTTAGACATGGTTTATTTAACTGCAATATATGTAACTGGCATTGTGGGGACTATAGTGGGACTATTATATCTTACGTCAGGGTAA